One window of the Canis aureus isolate CA01 chromosome 1, VMU_Caureus_v.1.0, whole genome shotgun sequence genome contains the following:
- the NKG7 gene encoding protein NKG7 isoform X1 — protein sequence MEPYRSLALLTGSLGLVSILIALSTDFWFVAMGPSFTFHSGLWPKGVYNKVADYIRATQSLTILASLSVLVSVIFLVLSYIPLLSLPGHGRLISSVTAFAAGLFAMVAMVVYTSERWNQPHSPQVQTFFSWSFYLGWVSTVLLLCTEPPGLAMTPCELKARPGGRSSSHRRCRQEPQAPTGLPLALTPSPPETPSFVSSSIQQKFAGIWLFFLFSF from the exons ATGGAGCCCTATCGGTCCTTGGCTCTACTCACTGGCTCCCTGGGCCTGGTGTCCATCCTGATTGCTCTGAGTACGGATTTCTGGTTCGTGGCCATGGGGCCCAGCTTTACATTTCACTCCGGCCTCTGGCCAAAGGGGGTTTATAACAAAGTAGCAG ACTACATCCGTGCGACGCAGAGCCTCACCATTCTGGCTAGTCTGTCGGTCCTGGTGTCGGTGATCTTCCTGGTCCTGTCCTACATCCCCTTACTGTCCCTTCCAGGCCACGGGCGCCTCATCTCCTCTGTCACAGCCTTTGCTGCAG GCCTTTTTGCCATGGTGGCCATGGTGGTCTATACCAGTGAGCGGTGGAACCAGCCTCACAGCCCCCAGGTCCAGACCTTCTTCTCCTGGTCCTTCTACCTGGGCTGGGTTTCGACTGTCCTGTTGCTCTGTACAG AGCCTCCCGGCCTGGCTATGACACCTTGTGAGCTGAAGGCGAGACCAGGAGGAAGAAGCAGTAGTCACAGAAGATGTCGTCAGGAGCCGCAGGCACCCACAGGCCTTCCTCTAGCCCTTACCCCTAGCCCTCCTGAGACCccttcatttgtttcttcatccattcaacaaaaatTTGCTGGGATCtggttattctttcttttttctttttaa
- the NKG7 gene encoding protein NKG7 isoform X2: MEPYRSLALLTGSLGLVSILIALSTDFWFVAMGPSFTFHSGLWPKGVYNKVADYIRATQSLTILASLSVLVSVIFLVLSYIPLLSLPGHGRLISSVTAFAAGLFAMVAMVVYTSERWNQPHSPQVQTFFSWSFYLGWVSTVLLLCTGSLSLSAYCRASRPGYDTL; the protein is encoded by the exons ATGGAGCCCTATCGGTCCTTGGCTCTACTCACTGGCTCCCTGGGCCTGGTGTCCATCCTGATTGCTCTGAGTACGGATTTCTGGTTCGTGGCCATGGGGCCCAGCTTTACATTTCACTCCGGCCTCTGGCCAAAGGGGGTTTATAACAAAGTAGCAG ACTACATCCGTGCGACGCAGAGCCTCACCATTCTGGCTAGTCTGTCGGTCCTGGTGTCGGTGATCTTCCTGGTCCTGTCCTACATCCCCTTACTGTCCCTTCCAGGCCACGGGCGCCTCATCTCCTCTGTCACAGCCTTTGCTGCAG GCCTTTTTGCCATGGTGGCCATGGTGGTCTATACCAGTGAGCGGTGGAACCAGCCTCACAGCCCCCAGGTCCAGACCTTCTTCTCCTGGTCCTTCTACCTGGGCTGGGTTTCGACTGTCCTGTTGCTCTGTACAG GTAGCCTGAGTCTGAGTGCTTATTGTAGAGCCTCCCGGCCTGGCTATGACACCTTGTGA
- the CLDND2 gene encoding claudin domain-containing protein 2 translates to MGVKRSLQRGGILLGFFAKILMILSTATNYWIRYPGGHRGLWQECNAGTCSNIPCQTMLAVTGAYMVLAAGSGIVGLVMGLRILCHEGDARGQTTSSIFFLCGLLLLLALTGYTVENAWKNDVFFSWSYFSGWLALPFSILAGIYFLLADMVVQSTDAISGFPVYL, encoded by the exons ATGGGGGTGAAGCGGAGCCTTCAGAGAGGGGGCATCTTGCTGGGCTTCTTCGCCAAAATCCTCATGATTCTCTCCACTGCCACCAACTACTGGATACGCTACCCTGGGGGCCACCGTGGCCTGTGGCAGGAGTGTAATGCCGGCACCTGCTCCAACATCCCCTGCCAGA CCATGCTGGCGGTGACCGGGGCGTACATGGTGCTGGCGGCGGGCTCCGGCATCGTGGGTTTGGTGATGGGGCTGCGGATCCTGTGCCACGAGGGCGACGCGCGGGGCCAGACCACGAGCAGCATCTTCTTCCTCTGCG gcctgctgctgctcctggccTTGACAGGCTACACCGTGGAGAACGCGTGGAAAAACGACGTCTTCTTCTCGTGGTCCTATTTTTCGGGGTGGCTGGCTTTGCCCTTCTCTATTCTCGCGG GCATCTACTTTCTGCTGGCGGACATGGTCGTGCAGAGCACGGATGCCATCAGCGGATTTCCCGTGTACTTGTGA